One Siniperca chuatsi isolate FFG_IHB_CAS linkage group LG3, ASM2008510v1, whole genome shotgun sequence genomic region harbors:
- the LOC122870838 gene encoding microfibril-associated glycoprotein 4-like, giving the protein MMMMQVTLFLALLVLVASVHSDSQFYLPIDCDDIHRHDNTSSSGVYIIYPGGPTTPLHVYCDMDTDGGRWTVFQRRSDGTENFYRPWSHYKTGFGNVAGEYWLGLENIFLLTMRKENELRVDMEDWEGGKASAQYSSFSIASENTGYQLHLGSFIAGAAGDSLSNHKNMKFTTFDKDQDQWDKNCAQYYLGGFWYNACHMANPTGMYAPHGAIGFENVHVIWHAWKGWNYSLKTIAMKIRSVATCACTH; this is encoded by the exons atgatgatgatgcag GTAACACTATTCTTAGCTCTGCTGGTTCTTGTGGCCTCCGTTCACTCCGACTCCCAGTTCTATCTGCCCATCGACTGTGATGACATCCATCGCCACGACAACACCAGCTCCAGTGGGGTGTACATCATCTACCCAGGAGGTCCCACCACGCCCCTGCATGTCTACTGTGACATGGACACTGACGGAGGCAGATGGACT GTATTTCAAAGGAGGAGCGATGGGACCGAAAACTTCTACAGGCCCTGGAGCCACTATAAAACTGGATTTGGGAATGTGGCTGGAGAATATTGGCTTG GCCTGGAAAACATCTTCCTGCTGACTATGAGGAAGGAGAATGAGCTGCGGGTTGACATGGAGGactgggagggagggaaagcGTCCGCCCagtactcctccttctcaaTCGCTTCTGAGAACACCGGATATCAGCTTCACCTGGGCAGCTTCATTGCTGGAGCCGCAG GGGACAGTTTgtcaaatcacaaaaacatgaaGTTCACCACATTTGACAAAGACCAGGACCAGTGGGATAAAAACTGTGCTCAGTATTATCTAGGTGGATTCTGGTACAACGCCTGCCACATGGCTAACCCCACCGGCATGTATGCACCCCATGGTGCCATCGGATTTGAAAATGTCCACGTCATTTGGCATGCGTGGAAGGGCTGGAACTACTCCCTCAAGACTATTGCCATGAAGATCAGATCAGTCGCTAcgtgtgcatgcacacattaa